The Marinobacter sp. ANT_B65 genome has a segment encoding these proteins:
- a CDS encoding Z1 domain-containing protein — protein MTSTQVDAVVAMLDDALPTSKDLESALKTVKDRQEALMPGLLPPEIYNQAFKIMAKRLEDVEVIKVNSVIRKRDPWYCGSKPSDLHWPALKKYLLNAKNWHTSDVESIDTTSTEVMSLLNNPKEEKFTCKGLVVGHVQSGKTANMTAVMAKAIDAGYNTIIVLAGLTNKLRQQTQLRIMSDLVERRRGYWHVRTAVDENGDFQKPPSGGLLSHSDGVQLAVVKKNVSPLEKLFRAIKETPPFALNRLKVLIIDDECDQASVNSASGETDMTAINERIRGLLKLFPSVTYVGYTATPFANVFINPYKPDGVTLDDLYPSEFITCLPTPERYFGANKLFGQPPVESDRDDSDDGLDMIRHIDEDEIPLLQPAKAKEREVFQPAMAPSLEQAIMYFLCCCAARRVRGDMDKHMSMLVHTSAYVTMHDKLASLIRGWLNVKDAELRVAGSNTSKRLETVWKKENGRVGADVASEAPIEFSDLIQEIPAVLDRIEVPIENGASDDRIDYTGNAKTYIVVGGSVLARGLTIEGLMVSYFLRSASQYDTLLQMGRWFGYRPRYEDLPRIWTTEDLALRFRALAGIEAEVREEIEEYRIRDITPKEMAVRVRAIPGMAITTASKMKAANRCAISYWGTHRQTFRFHHRDAALLARNWQAGADLVSQAENLGLRKVDSEAPLWADVPRTAINRFFSTYESHHDHKDLSSKALNDFISGAGEVLQKWNVAIIGSKRTRASDDMLGVIGQVPTVNRAKLNAASGSETADIKALMSRSDLVVDSNLKFEKNMKWSDLKLARESLVGNKPLLLLYIIDKNSKPQTEGSKNRSKLEAVSDILGYGVVFPGSKESSGNYFSVDVEYVSGDEIDEIDEEERAQTEAANV, from the coding sequence ATGACGAGTACACAAGTTGATGCTGTAGTGGCGATGTTGGATGACGCTCTGCCAACTTCCAAGGATCTAGAGTCTGCACTTAAAACTGTGAAGGATCGACAAGAGGCTTTGATGCCCGGATTGTTGCCGCCGGAAATTTATAATCAAGCCTTCAAGATCATGGCCAAGCGTTTGGAAGATGTGGAGGTGATCAAAGTTAATTCCGTCATCCGGAAGCGAGACCCCTGGTATTGCGGATCAAAACCAAGTGACCTGCATTGGCCCGCCCTGAAAAAATATCTACTGAATGCAAAAAACTGGCACACGAGTGATGTTGAGAGTATAGACACAACCTCAACAGAGGTTATGTCTCTGCTAAATAATCCTAAGGAAGAAAAGTTTACATGCAAGGGCTTGGTTGTAGGTCACGTTCAGTCCGGCAAAACCGCAAACATGACAGCGGTCATGGCGAAAGCAATAGATGCTGGCTACAACACGATTATCGTTCTGGCAGGCCTGACCAATAAACTCCGCCAACAAACCCAGCTGCGGATAATGAGTGATCTCGTTGAGCGGCGCCGGGGGTATTGGCATGTGCGCACCGCGGTAGACGAAAATGGTGACTTCCAGAAGCCACCCAGCGGAGGCCTGTTATCGCATTCTGATGGTGTTCAGCTCGCCGTTGTAAAAAAGAACGTGTCTCCCCTGGAAAAGCTTTTTCGCGCTATTAAAGAGACTCCCCCTTTTGCACTAAACCGCTTGAAAGTTCTTATAATAGATGATGAGTGTGATCAGGCCAGTGTGAACTCTGCATCCGGTGAAACGGACATGACAGCTATCAACGAGCGAATCAGGGGGTTGTTAAAACTTTTCCCTTCGGTGACCTATGTTGGCTATACGGCAACGCCATTTGCGAATGTTTTTATCAACCCCTATAAGCCAGACGGCGTGACGCTGGACGACCTTTATCCGAGTGAGTTTATAACCTGTTTGCCAACTCCAGAGCGGTATTTCGGTGCCAATAAACTTTTCGGGCAACCTCCTGTGGAGTCAGACCGTGATGATAGCGACGATGGGCTGGATATGATTCGTCATATTGATGAAGATGAAATACCTCTGCTCCAGCCAGCAAAGGCGAAAGAGCGAGAGGTTTTTCAGCCAGCAATGGCTCCGTCACTTGAACAAGCTATTATGTATTTTCTTTGTTGCTGTGCAGCTCGCCGTGTTCGGGGGGATATGGATAAGCACATGTCTATGCTGGTCCACACCTCAGCATACGTAACAATGCATGACAAGCTGGCCTCACTTATCCGAGGGTGGCTCAATGTTAAAGATGCGGAGTTGCGCGTCGCAGGCAGTAATACTTCTAAGCGCCTTGAGACGGTCTGGAAGAAAGAGAATGGGCGGGTAGGAGCCGACGTTGCCAGTGAGGCTCCTATTGAGTTCTCAGATCTTATTCAAGAGATTCCCGCCGTATTGGATCGAATCGAAGTGCCTATTGAAAATGGTGCCAGTGATGACCGAATAGATTACACCGGCAACGCTAAAACATATATCGTGGTCGGCGGTTCCGTGCTTGCGAGAGGCCTTACAATAGAAGGCCTCATGGTTAGTTACTTTCTCCGATCTGCCAGTCAATACGACACCCTCCTCCAAATGGGGCGATGGTTTGGCTATCGACCTCGATATGAAGACTTGCCACGGATCTGGACTACGGAAGACTTAGCTCTTAGGTTTCGCGCATTGGCTGGGATCGAGGCTGAGGTTCGTGAAGAGATTGAAGAATACCGGATTCGGGATATAACCCCGAAGGAAATGGCGGTGCGCGTCCGTGCTATCCCGGGCATGGCAATTACGACAGCTTCGAAAATGAAAGCAGCCAATCGGTGTGCGATCAGCTATTGGGGCACTCATAGACAAACCTTCCGCTTCCATCATCGTGATGCAGCCTTGCTTGCCAGGAATTGGCAGGCAGGGGCTGACCTTGTTAGTCAAGCGGAGAATCTTGGGTTACGAAAAGTTGATTCCGAGGCGCCGCTATGGGCAGATGTGCCAAGAACGGCAATTAATCGATTCTTCTCTACATACGAGTCTCATCACGACCACAAAGACCTATCGTCAAAAGCATTAAATGATTTCATTTCGGGTGCGGGAGAGGTACTACAGAAATGGAACGTCGCGATTATAGGTTCAAAACGGACCAGAGCGTCGGACGATATGTTGGGTGTTATAGGGCAGGTACCTACTGTGAACCGTGCCAAACTCAATGCTGCCAGTGGCTCGGAAACCGCTGATATCAAAGCGTTGATGTCACGCTCTGACTTGGTTGTTGATAGTAATCTCAAGTTTGAAAAGAACATGAAATGGTCGGATTTAAAACTTGCTAGAGAAAGTTTGGTAGGCAATAAGCCACTCTTACTACTTTATATCATTGATAAAAACTCCAAGCCCCAGACGGAGGGCAGCAAAAACCGATCCAAACTCGAGGCAGTGAGCGACATCCTCGGGTACGGAGTCGTTTTCCCAGGCAGCAAAGAGTCATCAGGTAACTATTTCAGCGTTGATGTGGAGTATGTTTCTGGTGATGAGATAGACGAGATTGACGAAGAAGAGCGGGCTCAGACGGAGGCCGCAAATGTCTGA
- a CDS encoding PD-(D/E)XK motif protein, translating into MSEIEKFASYQWSLLRQGECGPVGDELPTRKSHVELPSGAIRFALGCSGEARLLLPLGRVEKAGRFPVSAALQIKETMSDIEGVSSRLLDITCRIRELESAFAEVVDEIVLRIEGGASVPESVRSTLHDFRALLLQSQRKDVRAEKVIGLVGELLVLNELLDRSPDAWQAWMGPQGGRHDFRAGNIALEVKSTRSPSNSIVSVQSLEQFCEPVGGKLYLIRLTLETTPGGILNVANLFSRAAQRCSRPDKLLEFFKELECHDPEAPEWNSLSFSLENEVLFRIDDDFPRLTLENFCDNRLPAGVQGIKYEIDLSQANACILPETHKGAIQDELIRCLTQE; encoded by the coding sequence ATGTCTGAGATCGAGAAGTTCGCGAGTTATCAGTGGTCGTTGCTCAGGCAGGGTGAATGTGGCCCTGTAGGAGACGAACTCCCCACTCGGAAATCCCACGTTGAACTGCCGAGTGGTGCAATTCGATTCGCTCTAGGATGCTCAGGGGAAGCGCGATTGCTTCTGCCGTTGGGGCGGGTAGAGAAAGCTGGGAGGTTTCCGGTAAGTGCGGCACTTCAAATTAAGGAGACGATGTCCGATATCGAGGGAGTGAGCTCTAGGCTTCTCGATATTACATGTAGAATCAGAGAATTGGAGAGCGCTTTTGCTGAAGTTGTTGACGAAATTGTACTCCGGATAGAGGGTGGAGCGAGTGTTCCAGAGTCAGTTCGCAGTACGCTTCACGACTTTCGCGCACTTCTCTTGCAATCTCAAAGAAAGGACGTAAGAGCAGAGAAGGTTATTGGCCTCGTCGGCGAGTTGCTTGTGCTCAATGAATTGCTTGATCGCTCTCCTGATGCTTGGCAAGCATGGATGGGGCCTCAAGGCGGTCGACACGACTTCAGAGCTGGGAATATTGCATTAGAGGTCAAGAGTACTCGATCTCCTTCCAACAGTATCGTATCCGTGCAGTCTCTCGAACAGTTTTGTGAGCCGGTTGGTGGCAAGTTGTATCTCATCCGGTTGACTTTGGAAACGACGCCGGGAGGGATTTTGAACGTGGCGAATCTCTTCAGCCGGGCTGCACAAAGATGCTCTCGTCCAGATAAGTTGTTGGAGTTTTTCAAGGAACTGGAATGTCATGATCCCGAAGCGCCAGAATGGAATAGCTTGAGTTTCTCACTTGAAAACGAGGTTCTCTTCCGTATTGATGATGATTTTCCGAGGCTCACTTTGGAAAATTTTTGTGACAATCGGCTTCCTGCGGGAGTTCAGGGCATCAAATATGAAATTGATTTGAGCCAAGCGAATGCGTGTATTCTTCCCGAAACTCATAAAGGTGCTATCCAAGACGAGTTGATTAGATGTCTAACGCAAGAATGA